ACGCGGTCGCCAGCGGGCGCCTGGACCCGTCCTCGCTCTACACGCACAGCTACGCGCTGGACGAGCTGGGCCGCGCCCTCGACGACACCCGCGACCGCCCGGACGGATTCCTGAAGGCGCTCGTCACCATGTAACCGCCGGCACCCGCGGCTCACCCCGTGGGTGCCTTTCTTGCTTTGTAGATCCTGGGAGACCTGTAAGTGGCCGACGCGTTGCTCGACTCACGCACTCACGCACTCACGCACTCACGCACTTCCGTTCCTCGCCTGGGCTTCCTGGGCGTCGGCTGGATCGGGCGGCACCGCATGGAGGCCATCGCGCGCGCCGGCTTCGGCACGGTGGCCGCCGTATCCGATCCGTCGCCCGAGATGACGGCGGCGGCGCGCGAAACCGCGCCCGGCGCCGAGGTGGTGGACGGGCTCGACCCGCTCCTGGAGATGGGGCTGGACGGGATCGTGATCGCCACGCCGAGCGCGCTGCACGCGGAGCAGTCGATCCGCGCGCTGGAGGCGGGCGTGGCGGTGTTCTGCCAGAAGCCGCTCGGGCGCACGGCGGACGAGGTGCGGCGCGTGGTGGATGCAGCGCGCGCGGCCGACCGGCTCCTAGCGGTGGACCTGTCGTACCGCTTCACCGAGGGGATGCGCCACATCCGCGAGCGGATCGAGGGCGGCGAGCTGGGGCGGGTGTACGCGGTGGATCTCACCTTCCACAACGCGTACGGGCCGGACAAGCCCTGGTTCTACGATCCCGCGCTCTCCGGCGGCGGGTGCGTGATGGACCTGGGGGTGCACCTGGTGGACCTGGCGCTCTGGACGCTCGGCTTCCCGGCCGTCGAATCGGTGGATGGGAAGCTCTTCGCGGGCGGCGAGCCGCTGCGCGACGCGGCGAAGCAGGTGGAGGACTACGCCGTAGCGTCCATCGGGCTCGAAGATGGGACGGCGGTGCGGCTGGCCTGCTCGTGGCGCCTTTCGGCCGGCCAGGATGCGGTGATCGCGGCCGACTTCTACGGCACGGGCGGCGGGGCGGCGCTCCGCAACGTGAACGGCTCCTTCTACGACTTCACCGCCGAGCTCTTCCACGGCACCTCCCGCGAAACGCTGGCGACGCCGCCGGACGAATGGGGCGGGCGCGCGGGAGTGGATTGGGCGCGACGGCTGGCCGCGGGGGAGCGCTTCGATGCGGGCGGCGAGCGGCTGGTGGACGTGGCGGGCGTGCTGGACCGCATCTACGGTCGATGAAGATCCTTCTCACGACCGACACGCTCGGCGGGGTGTGGGACCACACGGTGACGCTGGCGTGCGAGCTGAGTGCGGCGGGGCACGACGTGCTGGTCGCCGCGCTCGGCGAGGTGCGCGACGAGCGGCTGGCGCACCTGCCGGACGGGGTCCAGTTCACCTCGCGCCCGTACAAGCTGGAGTGGATGGCCGGCGCGGGCGACGACGTGCGTGCCGCCGCCAGCTGGCTGCGCGGGCTGGCCGAGGTGTGGAACGCGGACGTGGTGCACCTCAACCAGATGGCGTACGCGGCGTTCGGCTTCTCCGTCCCCGTGGTGGCGGCGGTGCACAGCGACGTGCTCTCCTGGTGGACGCACGTGCTG
The sequence above is a segment of the Longimicrobium sp. genome. Coding sequences within it:
- a CDS encoding Gfo/Idh/MocA family oxidoreductase, whose amino-acid sequence is MLDSRTHALTHSRTSVPRLGFLGVGWIGRHRMEAIARAGFGTVAAVSDPSPEMTAAARETAPGAEVVDGLDPLLEMGLDGIVIATPSALHAEQSIRALEAGVAVFCQKPLGRTADEVRRVVDAARAADRLLAVDLSYRFTEGMRHIRERIEGGELGRVYAVDLTFHNAYGPDKPWFYDPALSGGGCVMDLGVHLVDLALWTLGFPAVESVDGKLFAGGEPLRDAAKQVEDYAVASIGLEDGTAVRLACSWRLSAGQDAVIAADFYGTGGGAALRNVNGSFYDFTAELFHGTSRETLATPPDEWGGRAGVDWARRLAAGERFDAGGERLVDVAGVLDRIYGR